CCATCTTTGTGCGCGCCATGCGCCTAGGCTTCGTGGGCGAACTCTCCTACGAACTGCACGTGCCCTCCTCCTATATGAAGGCCGTGTGGGATATGCTCAAAGATGCCGGCGCCGAGTTCGGCATCCGCAACTTCGGCGTGGAAGCCCAAAACGTGCTGCGTATGGAAAAATGCCATATCATCTTAGGCCAGGAATCCGAGCAGCGCACCAACCTGCTGGACGTGGGGCTGGGCTTTCTGTGGGACCGCAAGAAAGCCGAGGCCAAGACCGTCGGGGCCGTGGCCCTGCGCCAGGCCGAGGACAAGGCCGGGCGTCTCAAGCTGGTGGGCATCCGCATGGAGGACGACGACCGTCCGGCCCGCGACGGCGCCCTGATCGTGGACAGCAAGGTGCGCGGCTACGTGGCCACCATGCGCAAGAGCTTTACCACCGGCCAGGCCGTGGGCATGGCCCTGGTGGAATCCCAGCTTGCTGGCAAAGGCACCCGCCTGGAGATCTTCGAAGACGAGTGCAACGGCGTGCGGCTGTATGCGCGGGTGGTGGATACGCCGTTTTATGATGTTACCGGCGAAAGAATGAAAAGTTAGGCGGAAAGAATTCAGAATCCAGAATCCAGTAGTCAGGAGAAAAGCGGTTATCAGCTTCTGGATTCTGACTCCTGACTCCTGAATTCTTTTTTATGCCACACATGAATGGATCATCAATTCGATTGCCTGAAACGCAATACCATTAGAAGCAATGAGGAAACCAATTATGGCTGAGATAAAACGAGAATCCCCAGTACGCTTTCCGGTCAGCCCAAAGCAAAGCGAAATCCGCGACAACTGGACGGTAGCCCTGGCGTACGATGACGAGGGAGAAGGCCCCTGGCTGGTGGATCTGGCCCACAAGACCCGCTGGGATTTGCAGGACAGCGGCATCGGAGATCTGACCGTCGGCGAACTGGCCGTACCGGCCGATCCGGGCGCCTGCACCTTTGCCGACAACACCCTGGTCAACCGCATGAACCGCACCCAGGCGTCCATCTACCACCTGGGCCAGGCTGCCCCTGCCCTGCCGGATTTTGTTGGCTACACGGACGTTTCCGAGTCCACGGTTTTCGTGGCCCTGTTCGGCCCCCGGGCCTTCCGGGTGGCCGAGAAATTGTCCAATCTGGACTTTCTGGATCCGGGCAAACCGGCGCCTTTTCTCTTGCAGGGTCCTTTTTGCCACGTTCCCTGCCAGATCGTCACCCTGGAGAAAACGGACGACGGCAGCGGCGGCTTTTTGCTGACCTGCAGCCGGGGCTATGGCGACAGCATGGTGCACGCCATCTTCGAAGCCGGCGCCGAATTCGGACTGCGGCCGGCCGGTGAGAACCGCTTCAACGACTGGATACAGAAGCTGCAAGGCTAATCGGACCGCCTTTGGCTATTTTTTGATTTCTCTTTGTAAAAAACGGAAAAACTACGGAGGAAAATACCATGACCCAAAAGTACGACGCCATCATCATCGGAGCCGGCGTGATCGGCGCGCCCATCGCCTATGAACTTTCCAAAATGGGCTACAAAACCCTGAACGTGGACAAGAACGCCGACGCCGGCGAAGGCTCTACCGCCGGATCATGCGCCATCGTCCGAGCCCACTACTCCACCGAAGACGGTGTGGCCTTTGCCTATGAAGGCTTCAAATATTGGCTGGATTGGGAAAACTATCTGGGCAATGTTAAAGATGAGAAGGGCCTGGCCAAATTCATGAACACCGGCTCGATCCTGATCAAATCCCAGGGCCACGACTGGCGCAAGGTCAAGAAACACTACGATAGCGTCGGCGTAGAATACGAAGAGTGGGACAACGAAACCATTTTGAAGCATGTCCCCGTAATGGATCTGCATGAATTCTGGCCGGTGCGCCGCCCCGAGGATCCGGCCTTCTGGGAAGAGCCGACCCAAATGCTGGAAGGGGCCTTGTACTGCCCCGAAGGCGGCTACGTCAACGACCCGGCCCTCTCGGTCCACAACATCATGCGCGCCGCGGAGACCAAGGGCGCTGTCTTCCGGTTCAACGCCGAAGTGGTGAAAATCCGCACCGCCGAGGGCAAGGTTCTGGGCATCACCCTGGCCGACGGCACCGAAATCGATGCACCCGTGGTGGTCAACGCCGCCGGCCCGCACTCGTACAAAGTCAACCAGATGGCGCCGGGCGTATGGGAGGGCTGCAACATCAAGACCAAGGCCCTGCGCCATGAGGTGATGTACTGCCCCTCTCCCGAGGGCTACGACTATCTCAACGACGGCTACCATCAGAGCGATGGGGACGTGGGCTGTTATATCCGCCCGGAAACCGGCAACCTGATTCTCATCGGCTCCGAAGATCCCGAGTGCGATCCCAAGGAAAACCCCGATCCGGATGAATTTTATGCCGGCCGCGGCGGCCACGGCCGCGACAACCAGCTTACCGAAGAGCAGTGGAAGGCCCAGTGCTATCGCCTGGCCCGCCGCATCCCCGAACTCAAGGTGCCCAACCAGCCCAAGGGCGTCTGCGACCTGTACGACATCTCCGACGACTGGATTCCGGTTTACGACAAATCCGATCTGGGCGGCTTCTACATGGCAGTAGGCACCAGCGGCAACCAGTACAAGAACGCACCGGTGGTCGGCGCCATGATGGCCGAGCTGATCGACGCCTGCGAAAAAGGCCTGGACCATGACAACCAGCCGTTCCAGTACAAGATGAAATACCTGGGCCGCACGTTGAATGTGGGCTTCTTCTCCCGCAAGCGGGAAGTCAACCAGGATTCCAGCTTCTCGGTAAACGGGTAATCCTGGGAGGGGGGACCTGCTTACAGGTCCTCCTTGCCTGTTAGATGTAGGGGCGAAAAATTTTTCGCCCCTACGTTCAACGCCGCCGTAGGGGCACGGCGAGCCGTGCCCTTTTCACGGATGCATTCTTGAAGACCGATCCCAACGGAAAAGCCCAATGACCATCTACGTCTGCGTGAAGCACGTCCCCGACTCGGCCGCCACCATCACCGTCACGGGAAAGAACGAGATCGACGAGAAGATCACTTTTCTCATCAATCCCTATGACGAACACGCCCTGACCGAAGCGGCCCGCCTCCGCCAGGACGACGCCGACACCGAGGTCGTTGCCGTCTGCCTGGGCAAACCGGCCGCCGAAGCCACCCTGCGTTCGGCCATGGCCATGGGGGCCGACCGCAGCATCCTGATCGAAACCGACCGGGGCCAGGACAGCATCTTCACCGCCCGCGCCCTGGCCGCCGCCATCCGTCAGGACGGAAAGCCCTGGATCATTTTCACCGGCAAGGAATCCATCGACAGCGAGGGCATGCAGACCCAATTCCGCCTGGCCGCGAACCTGGGCCTGCCGGCGGCCACCAACGTGATCGAAGTCCAGGCGGCAGCCGACGCGGTGCAGGTGGTGTGCGAGCGTGATCCGGGGACCGTTGATCGCGTCCGCATGACCCCTCCCTGCGTTCTCGGCGCGGGCAAGGGGCTGAACACGCCTAAATATCCCACGTTCCCGGACATCATGAAAGCGCGCAAGAAAGAGGTCCGCAGGATCGGCCTGGACGAACTCAACATCGAGCCTCCTTCGGCGGCCATGACCATCGAAGCGCTGACGGCGGCCGAAGAGCGGCGCACCCCGAAAGAACTGACCGGCAGTGCGGCACAAATCGCGGCCCGCATCGTGGACATTTTGAAAAACGAAGCCAAGGTAATCTGAACCATGCAAACCATCGGACTGCTCGTGGAATTCAAGGACGGCAAGGTAAAAGAAGCTGTTTTTGGCATGGCCGCGGCAGCATATGGCGCCGGCCGGCAGCTCATCGCCCTGGTGGTCGACGCGCCGGCCGCCGAAGCCAAAGTGTCGCTGGAAGCCTGCGGCGTTGCACGCATCGTCGACATCCGCACCGGTGCAACGGGCTGGAACCCGGTCGTCCAGGCCGAAGCACTGACAGCCGCCATACAACAGTTCGATATCACCGACCTGATCGGCCTGACCAGCCTCACGGGCCGGGAACTGCTGCCGCGGATCGCCGCCCGGCTGGACGCCCCGTTGATCATGGACTGCATCGCCATCGACCTGCAAGGCCGGCGGGTGCAGACCACCCAGTACTCGGGCAAAACCATCGCCGCCATCGCCCTGACCGGAGATCGCTTCATTTACGGGCTGCGGGCCAATGTCGTCCCGCCACAGAAAAACCCGACGCAGGCCGAGGTGGTCGAGTTCTCCTTTGAGCCGGAACAGGGCGCCGCATACCAGGTGATCGAAACGCGCAGCGACGGGGGCAGCGGCCCGCAACTGGCCGAATCGGATGTTATCTTCTCGGGCGGGAGGGGAATGAAAAACGGCGAGAACTTCAAATTGCTATTCGACTGTGCCCGGCACATCGACGCCGCCGTGGGTGCCTCGCGAGTGGCCGTGGACAACGGCTGGGTTCCCTATGCCATGCAGGTCGGCCAGACGGGCGTCAAGGTCAACCCCAAAGTATATCTGGCCTTCGGCATTTCCGGCTCTGTCCAGCATTACGCCGGCATGAAGAGCGCCGGGACGATCATCGCCATTAACAGCGACGAGAACGCCGCTATCATGGCCAATTGCGACTACTACGCCGCAGGCGATCTGTTCGATATCCTGCCCGAACTGGAAAAGGCGCTGGCAGCCTGCATTTCATGATCGTTCCGTAAAAGACATTGAACGTTTATCTATAAAGATCAAATTACTCGCACACCTTGCTCCCATACTCTGCGTGGGAGCACCATTGGACTTCATCCGACGCCATGTGGGGTTCCCACGCGGAGCATGGGAACCAGAAAAAAGAAGCAACCCATTCCATTTTTCCGATATTTTGGCGTAGGCAAGGTAGGGGCGAAAAATTTTTCACCCTTACGCACCCTATGGACAGGGATGTTTGCGGTTCGCCGATATTGGCCTTTTTACGAGCCCGTCAACTTATAACCCACACCGTAGATGGTCTGAATCACCTCTCGTCCCGGCAGGCAGCGGGCGATTTTTTTGCGAAGGTTCTTGATATGGCTGTCGATCGTGCGGTCGTAGCCGTCGAATCGATATCCCTGAACCTTATCGAGCAGTTCGTTGCGTGAGAACACGCGTTCGGGAAACGTCATCAGAACGCTCAACAGGCCGAATTCGTTGGGGGTCAGGTTGACCGGTTCCCCGTCGATGCTCACCTGGCGCGTGGTTTCGTCCAGCACGATGCCGCCGACGATCAGGCGCTTGGGCGCATCCTGGGGCAGCATCCGCCGCAGCACCGCCTTGACCCGGGCCACGACCTCACGCGGGCTGAAGGGTTTGCAGATATAGTCGTCCGCACCGAGTTCCAGGCCGAGCAGTCGGTCGAACTCATCGACTTTGGCGGTGACCATGATGATGGGAATAGTCGAGAATTTACGAACTTCCCGGCAAACCGAAATACCGTCTGTGCCGGGCAGCATCAGGTCCAGCAGCATCAATGCCGGGGCATCTTTTTTTACGGTTTCGACAACCTCGTCCCCGCGATCCAGGCAGGAGAGCTCGAATCCCTCCCGGGACAAATAATCTTTGAGAAGATCGGCGATCTTCTTCTCGTCCTCGACAATCAGTATCCGTTCATTGGCCATGATTGACTCCCAGCGGAAGCGTCAGGCAGACGGACAGGCCGCCCAACGGGCTTTTCTCAGCCCAGATCCGGCCGCCGTGGCCCCTGACGATATGCCTGCAGATGGACAGCCCCAGTCCGCTGCCGCCCGTGCCGCGGCTTCTCGACGGGTCCACCCGATAGAGACGGTCGAACAACCGGGCAAGATCCTTTTCAGGCACGCCGGGGCCGGAATCCTGAAAGCGGATCGTCATTTCCCCGTTGGCGGCTGTACCCGTGATTTCAAGGGTGCCCGAAGCCTGCGCGTAGCGGCAGGCATTTTCCAGGATGTTGGCAAAAACCTGCTCCAGGCGGTCGGCATCCCCTTCGATGGCATACCCCCGGATATCTTCCAATGATCGGATGCAGGCGATCCGGCATTGTTCCATACGATTCCGGTAGCGGTCCAGCACATCTTCCAGCACGCTTTTTAAAATCACCCGCTGTTTGTCGATGAAAAGCCGGTCCGAATCGGCCATGGAGAGCAGATGCAGGTCTTCCACCAGCTTGCCGAGCCTCAAGACCTCTGCATGCAGGGAAGCCAGGTTTCCCGGCGTGGGCTCGCGCACGCCGTCTTCCAGGGCCTCGATTTCTCCCCGCAGCACGGCCAGGGGAGTCCGCAGTTCGTGGGAGATATCGGTCAGCCATTGGCAGCGCATCTTCTCATACGCCTCGAGGGTTTCGGCCATCTGGTTGAAATGACCGGCCAGTTGGTCAAGCTCGTCCCGGGTGGTGGATCGGATGCGAACGGCAAAATTGCGGTTGGCCAGCTGCCGGGTCCCTTCGGTAAGCCGCCGAACGGGCTTCAACAGGTGCCGCGAAAACAAAAAGGCAATCAACGCCGTTACCGCCACCACGATGCCACCCACCAGGTAAAACTGTCGGGTCTGGCGTTTCATCAGATCAGCCGGCGGCCCGGACTTCATCCGCTCGTCCCGGTTCAGGCCCAGCTTGCCGACAATGCGGCCGTTTACGTCGATATCCACGACCAGCTCCCCGGCGGAGCCCGCCGAGCGGCCGAAAACCGGCCGGAGCTGGTCATCCACCAGCCAGATTTGCCGGAAATCCCCTCCGGGAGCCCCTTCCGGTGGCGGCGGCGGGGGAGCCGGCGCCTTCACGCCCGAAGGCAGCGGCCGCAAGTGCTCTTTCCCTTCCATTGCCATGTGCAGCAAGCGCTGCCAGGCCTGCGGATCGTTTGCAATGCCCTGCCAGCCGTTGTTGGCGAGGTAGGACGCGCGCAGCAGCGGCACCAGCGCCTCCAGTCGCTCCAAGTCCACCTGGCGGACATAGTCCCGGAAAGAGTGTTCGACGAGATGCCGCGAAAAAGCCATGGCGCCAACGACGATGGCCAGGATCAGAAAAAAAGCCCCGAACAGTTTCAACGCCAGTCTGATTTTCAATATCCGCAGCGTAATCAATCTGTTTTGCCTCATCGCCCGTTGATGGTGATTCCGATGCAATAACGGTAATAAACATTTTGCCGGATTGCAATCCACATCCCGATGGTGTCGGCAAAAGTTATATTTTCATCATATTTTCTCCACATTTTAATGCTATACGGTCGGGTCGATTGAGTCAGTTATCTCAAAAATGAAAGGATATCGAAAATGAAAAGAATCAAAAGCAGGGAAAGTTTGATCGCCGTCTCGCTCATGGCGGCAGTGTGGTTTTTACCGTGTGTGGCGGGTGCCCAAGGCGGTCCTCCGCCGCCCATGGACGGCGGGTCTTTTATCCAGCATTTCGACAAGGATGGAGACGGCATGGTTTCGGCCTCCGAGTTTCCCGGCGATGAAAGCCAATTCAACCGGATGGACAAAGACGGCAGCGGGTATATCGAAGAAAGCGAAGCGTCCCAGGGACCGCCTCCCGGCGGTCACGGCCCCGGCGCATCGATAGATGATCTGGACCAGGACGGCGACGGCATGGTGTCCGAATCCGAATTCCACGGACCGCCTGAAATTTTCGATCGCCTGGACACGGACGGCGATGGACTGCTCAGCGAAACGGAACTGGCCGCCGAGCGCCGGCCCGGACCTCCGCCCGAGCATGAGTAGCCAGCCATGACGATGTCGACCAAAGCTGTCCGCTTGCGGAAAATTTCGCCGCTGCTGCGAAATGCCGCGGCCGTCTGCATCCTGGCGATAGCGATCTTCTTCGTGGGCTGCGCCGCCCAGCAGGTGGACGGCCGATGGCGCACGGAGAAGATCGCCGCCGACGGATCGGACGGCGAATGGCAAAATGCCCCCCAATTTTACGATCGGGACCGGCAACTGACCCTTCGCCTCGCCAATGACGACCAGGCCCTTTATTTGTGCCTGTCCACGGGCAGCGAGGATTTTACCCGTCAGCTGCAAATGACCGGCCTGACAATCTGGATCGATCCTGCAGGGGGCGACGCGAAAGTCCTGGGCATCCATATTCCGGGCGGAGAGCCAGGCAGGCCCGGCTCTGGATCAGGCGGTCCTTTGCCGCCGGGTTCCAGCCCACCGGATCCGGACCGTAAGCAAAGCGAAGGTCCCGGAGACCAGCCGCCTGCCGCGCATCCTTTTCAGCCGCTGCAAAAAATCGCCATCACCTATGCCGATACTACGGGTCCGTTGACCATGAGTATGGATGAAGTGCGGCGGACCGGCATCGACATCGCGATCGACCGACTGGCGGACCAGCGCCTGGTTTACGAATTCACGATCGCTTTTAGCGCCGCACCCTGCCTGGAAGGGCTCCAGCCCGGGATGGTATTGGGACTCGCCGTCCAATCCGGTGAATCGGGCAGCGAAAAACGGCCGGGCACCGGAGGCGGCTCAATGGGGCCGGGCGGCGGTTCCGGCGGCAGGGGCGGCCCACCTTCGGGCGGCGGCGGCATGGGCGGTCCCCCGCCAGGCGGCGGCATGGGCGGCCCGTCTTCCGGCGGTGGCGGCAAAGGAGGTCCGGGAGATTTTCAAAGCGGCGGGAAAGACAATTTTGAAGTCCGGCTCCAGGTTCACCTGGCCCGGCCCGCTGCACAGGGGTAACGATTTTTACGAAAACGGGTACACGAAACCGACGCATGCCTGAAAAAGCGATAAAGAAAAATCAAACGATTGGCGGCGAAGCCTACCTGCGCGGCATCATGGACGCGTTTCCGTCACCGGTCCTGGTCATCGACAGCAGCCTGGTCATTTACGATTCCAATTCGGCCGCCAAACGGATTCTGGGCGGCGACGAAGAATCGATGCCAACCCGACTGGATTGCCACGCCATCGGCTGCATTCATGCTTCCAGCATCTTTGACCAAGGCCCGCATGCAGTCGAATGCTTCACCTGCGCCATCCGCCAGATACCTTCGGCGCTCTGCGCCGACATGCCCCCGTTTAAAAAGACAGCCACCATCCACGTTGCCCGCGACGGCCAGGTTCACAAAATACGCCTGCTGGTGAACTGCGCGCCCCTGCATCGTACCGACGGCAGACACTATATTCTTACTTTACAGGATGTATCGGGGTTGTCGGGGCTCCAGCGGATCGTTCCGATTTGTTCCTTTTGCCGGAATGTCCAGAACGGTCACGACCGCTGGGAGCCGATTCACACCTATCTCCAATCGTTCTCCACGATCGTTTTCAGCCACAAGATCTGCCCGGAATGCGCACGAAAGCAGTATCCCGATTTTGTCGATCCAGCTGAAAAAGGTAATGCCAGGGCATCAACGGCAATCTGACGCGTTCTACTTCCGACCTGCCCACCAGAAACCGATGGGGATGAAAAAACCCGATCCTCGATCCTGTCGACGAAAACCCTCGCCAAATGGCCGCGGATCCGACAGCGGCTGAACTACCGGGATGCGATCCCATCGTCCTTTCTGTCCCCTCCCGTTTAAAAGACTTGACCCGCACCTCTTTTTTTGGGATTTATTTCCCATCCCATTCCTTGTTGTCGATTGGTTCAGCAGCGCCCGGTTTCAACTCTGTCCTGCCGGGTGTTATCGAATTGGACGAAACCCATCGTCTTTTCACAAGACAATAGCCTTGCGGCAGATGGACCGGCGTCTGCAATCAATTGTGGCAACGGGTTCGGGAAGCAATCGAAAGGGGACATCATGAAACGATCAAAAGCAGTGGCATGGATGGTGCTGGCGATATCCATTTGTTTT
This window of the uncultured Desulfosarcina sp. genome carries:
- a CDS encoding FAD-dependent oxidoreductase, producing the protein MTQKYDAIIIGAGVIGAPIAYELSKMGYKTLNVDKNADAGEGSTAGSCAIVRAHYSTEDGVAFAYEGFKYWLDWENYLGNVKDEKGLAKFMNTGSILIKSQGHDWRKVKKHYDSVGVEYEEWDNETILKHVPVMDLHEFWPVRRPEDPAFWEEPTQMLEGALYCPEGGYVNDPALSVHNIMRAAETKGAVFRFNAEVVKIRTAEGKVLGITLADGTEIDAPVVVNAAGPHSYKVNQMAPGVWEGCNIKTKALRHEVMYCPSPEGYDYLNDGYHQSDGDVGCYIRPETGNLILIGSEDPECDPKENPDPDEFYAGRGGHGRDNQLTEEQWKAQCYRLARRIPELKVPNQPKGVCDLYDISDDWIPVYDKSDLGGFYMAVGTSGNQYKNAPVVGAMMAELIDACEKGLDHDNQPFQYKMKYLGRTLNVGFFSRKREVNQDSSFSVNG
- a CDS encoding electron transfer flavoprotein subunit beta/FixA family protein → MTIYVCVKHVPDSAATITVTGKNEIDEKITFLINPYDEHALTEAARLRQDDADTEVVAVCLGKPAAEATLRSAMAMGADRSILIETDRGQDSIFTARALAAAIRQDGKPWIIFTGKESIDSEGMQTQFRLAANLGLPAATNVIEVQAAADAVQVVCERDPGTVDRVRMTPPCVLGAGKGLNTPKYPTFPDIMKARKKEVRRIGLDELNIEPPSAAMTIEALTAAEERRTPKELTGSAAQIAARIVDILKNEAKVI
- a CDS encoding ATP-binding protein — its product is MKIRLALKLFGAFFLILAIVVGAMAFSRHLVEHSFRDYVRQVDLERLEALVPLLRASYLANNGWQGIANDPQAWQRLLHMAMEGKEHLRPLPSGVKAPAPPPPPPEGAPGGDFRQIWLVDDQLRPVFGRSAGSAGELVVDIDVNGRIVGKLGLNRDERMKSGPPADLMKRQTRQFYLVGGIVVAVTALIAFLFSRHLLKPVRRLTEGTRQLANRNFAVRIRSTTRDELDQLAGHFNQMAETLEAYEKMRCQWLTDISHELRTPLAVLRGEIEALEDGVREPTPGNLASLHAEVLRLGKLVEDLHLLSMADSDRLFIDKQRVILKSVLEDVLDRYRNRMEQCRIACIRSLEDIRGYAIEGDADRLEQVFANILENACRYAQASGTLEITGTAANGEMTIRFQDSGPGVPEKDLARLFDRLYRVDPSRSRGTGGSGLGLSICRHIVRGHGGRIWAEKSPLGGLSVCLTLPLGVNHGQ
- a CDS encoding electron transfer flavoprotein subunit alpha/FixB family protein; protein product: MQTIGLLVEFKDGKVKEAVFGMAAAAYGAGRQLIALVVDAPAAEAKVSLEACGVARIVDIRTGATGWNPVVQAEALTAAIQQFDITDLIGLTSLTGRELLPRIAARLDAPLIMDCIAIDLQGRRVQTTQYSGKTIAAIALTGDRFIYGLRANVVPPQKNPTQAEVVEFSFEPEQGAAYQVIETRSDGGSGPQLAESDVIFSGGRGMKNGENFKLLFDCARHIDAAVGASRVAVDNGWVPYAMQVGQTGVKVNPKVYLAFGISGSVQHYAGMKSAGTIIAINSDENAAIMANCDYYAAGDLFDILPELEKALAACIS
- a CDS encoding response regulator, translating into MANERILIVEDEKKIADLLKDYLSREGFELSCLDRGDEVVETVKKDAPALMLLDLMLPGTDGISVCREVRKFSTIPIIMVTAKVDEFDRLLGLELGADDYICKPFSPREVVARVKAVLRRMLPQDAPKRLIVGGIVLDETTRQVSIDGEPVNLTPNEFGLLSVLMTFPERVFSRNELLDKVQGYRFDGYDRTIDSHIKNLRKKIARCLPGREVIQTIYGVGYKLTGS
- a CDS encoding EF-hand domain-containing protein — encoded protein: MKRIKSRESLIAVSLMAAVWFLPCVAGAQGGPPPPMDGGSFIQHFDKDGDGMVSASEFPGDESQFNRMDKDGSGYIEESEASQGPPPGGHGPGASIDDLDQDGDGMVSESEFHGPPEIFDRLDTDGDGLLSETELAAERRPGPPPEHE
- a CDS encoding sarcosine oxidase subunit gamma SoxG, with amino-acid sequence MAEIKRESPVRFPVSPKQSEIRDNWTVALAYDDEGEGPWLVDLAHKTRWDLQDSGIGDLTVGELAVPADPGACTFADNTLVNRMNRTQASIYHLGQAAPALPDFVGYTDVSESTVFVALFGPRAFRVAEKLSNLDFLDPGKPAPFLLQGPFCHVPCQIVTLEKTDDGSGGFLLTCSRGYGDSMVHAIFEAGAEFGLRPAGENRFNDWIQKLQG